DNA sequence from the Mus caroli chromosome X, CAROLI_EIJ_v1.1, whole genome shotgun sequence genome:
tagtagCAGATTCTTCCTAGAATGGGTGATCTAACCATCCACGAGTTGCTCACCAGATTTATAGTAATGGATATAAGTTACAATGAGAAACTTGTTGATTAACCTCATAGCAATCATGTCACCAATGTGTCAATGGGCATATCTTGTCACAGTGGTTGTTATTTTTGGCTAAACATTTTTGCATTAACAGCAAGTAGAACAACTGATAATTTTTCCTTCCTAGCAGTTTATAACATCTTTTGCTACTATGAATATTGTGTTCTGTAGGTGGGagagaaagtttattttcttcagtTCTAGGGTGTCTCATAGTTTGCTCATATTTAAGTAAGTTGTCTTGCAAGTCATACACCCATATGCATCCTGGTAGCACAAATTCAACTAACTGcactataaagaaaatgaagaataggATGCAAATATGGACAAGAGACTTGGGAGTGCCTGGGAGAAGTTAGAGGAAGAATAGGGTGGCATAAATTATCTAAAAtcattgtatatatatttgaaggtctcaaaaatacataaatgcattttaaataagtaaatgggtaatatttgtatttttctttctgctttgaagaaaccaccaaactgagaTTATCCATAGTCAATTCAGATAAGATAATTGGATACACAGTATTCAGAAATTAAGGGTGTACTGAAAATATTTCAGGAGGTAAACAACATCagaaagaataaggaaagagAGGGCAGTATACAGTAGTAAGTAGACAGATTAATTTGATATTATCAGCCATAAAACTGGCCTGAAGTAAACATTATCTTGAGGAAAAACAAGGCAATATAATTGCCAAGTGAGTGATACATTTGGAAGTTATTCTAATCAATTAACTAAAAATCTGGGTTTAACTTCtttcaattctctttctttcactgcctttctttttctttttcttttttcacaatcCCCAGTTGTCCTTTTCTGTatgcatataatttaaaagaacacACTAAAATCaaagtagagaagaaaggaaggacaaaaggaagaaaggaagtaaaaaaaGGATAGAAAATTCCACaggaaaatgtaattaaatttgaTCACAAGCATTCTATCATAAAAGATCCGTAATTTTCTCACAAACATATATCTTCATGAAATGTCCTTTTAGATTGGTCTCAATTCAGAGACCAATATCAATAAACACTTACGCCTGTTACCCaaaaagatctattttatttgGTTAAGTTCTATTAAATTTGACATCTAAAACGGAAAAACTATATTTTCTGTACATAATTACATAAACACTAACAAGTAGGGTACATTCATTAAAAATCTGAGGACAAAGATACACTATTTAAGgtttatatacattttgaaaataaacaatGAGAAGGCATACTTCATAAGAGATTATGTTGATCTTAcgatttaatatttttcttattttatgtttttgagttTATGAGTGATAAAATGTTTAGAGTTATAGAGAAGAGCAGAAAATAACAACACATCGACATGCTTTCTGAAAACCTAAACTACTGGCTTATTTGAAAGTGAAACATTCTTTAGTTTAATAGATCTTTatctccctcccccattccccatAGCATCTAGAATGACTTCTACTAATCAAGGAAGTGATCCATCTGAAAATActctcaaaaatgaagaaaatgaaccaCCAAATGCCTGTGAGGATGAGAAAGAACATCCACTTCCTGATACCAACATTTCTCAGGTGGAAACCAATCTATCCGGCATGGAGCCAAGCTCGATAAGTTCCCAGGAGGATATGGATTTCCAGACAGTACAAAACAGCCAATCTGAAGCAGAGAAGACTCAAAATGATCCCCCAGATGAAGAATTAATAGAAGACTCTCTTCCAATTCGGATACCCATTCCTAAAAAGTTGTCTGTTCCTAGGTTAATATTATGTAGAATTATCTATCTGAGTataccacaaccacaaccacaactcCATGAAAAGAAGACCTTATCTGATAAAATGATGTTCCATCTAGGGGAAGTGGAGATGACAGAAAATGATTGCTTCCACACCCCCATACTTGACAAGATGATCCATCCCTGTTTTCTTATGTGGCGAGTCCCATTCTTTACTATTAATGAGATAAGTAGGATGATTATTCACCTGCTGTGCAGCAGAAATTGCTCTCAGCCAGAATGTCACCAACATAATGcatctgtaaaacaaaaatatgtagccATTCTTGATCACCAAAATATCATCAATCTCCAAA
Encoded proteins:
- the Cpxcr1 gene encoding CPX chromosomal region candidate gene 1 protein → MTSTNQGSDPSENTLKNEENEPPNACEDEKEHPLPDTNISQVETNLSGMEPSSISSQEDMDFQTVQNSQSEAEKTQNDPPDEELIEDSLPIRIPIPKKLSVPRLILCRIIYLSIPQPQPQLHEKKTLSDKMMFHLGEVEMTENDCFHTPILDKMIHPCFLMWRVPFFTINEISRMIIHLLCSRNCSQPECHQHNASVKQKYVAILDHQNIINLQRNIVFGRPLRVYYYHPLFERLTQRKTSKLYQNKNGNHLSVRPRFYMPQFQTQNTVHRNVFKDSWRNRHKLRLVIITDNNNWKYLCLICGCGFNNFYDFKHHSCNFSGN